gtctctctgtctggctgtgtctctctgtctggctgtgtctctctgtctggctgtgtctctctgtctggctgtgtctctctgtctggctgtgtctctctgtctggctgtgtctctctgtctggctgtgtctctctgtctggctgtgtctctctgtctggctgtgtctctctgttcACACTAACATATTTGCTGCTGTTCCAGGTGAATTCATGCAGCTGAGCTCCAAAGAAAATGAGAAGGAGAGATTCAAACACTACCTGGACAAGACGTTTAAGAAGACTGCCAGTCTTATCGCCAACAGTTGTAAAGCTGTATGTACGTTCTATCTCCACACAAATAATGCAGACTTCCAGGAAGTCTCGTGTTGCCCAACTGAATAGGTTTGGCTTGACTGGGCGGGTCTTGTCTATTTTCAAGGTATCCATTCTAGTGAACTCCGATCCAGAGGTTCATGAAATAGCCTTCCAGTACGGGAGGAACGTAGGCATCGCCTTCCAGGTACATTTCTAATATTTCGTTTTATGCCTCTTGAATCAATGGGTGCCATTTTGAATCATTTAATGTGCTTATTTTTCCTTTTTTGAGGAATGTATTCTACATTGAAATGTGTAAGttattgaagtgtgtgtgtaagttattgaagtgtgtgtgtaagttattgaagtgtgtgtgtgtgtgtgtgtgttctagctgGTGGATGATGTGCTTGACTACACAGCGTGTGCCAGCCAACTAGGAAAGCCTTCAGCTACAGACCTCAAGCTGGGTCTGGCCACCGGACCCGTCCTGTTTGCCTgccaacaggtgtgtgtgtgtctaaactagtgaactatatagggtgccatagggctctggtctaaagtagtgcactatatagggcatagggtgccatagggctctggtctaaagtagtgcactatatagggcatagggtgtTGGCGTTGACTCACTTGGTCACTGTCTACTTTTCTCATTTCTAGGTTGAATCACAGGGACTGTTCaatatacattgagtgtacaaaacattaggaacacctttctaatattgggCTGCACCTcctttttgtcctcagaacagcctcaattcgtcggggtgtggactctacaaggtgtcgaaagcgttccacagggatgttggcccatgttgactccaatgcttcccacagttgtgtcaagttgacagGATgtgctttgggtggtggaccattcttgatacacacaggaaactgttgagtgtggaaaaacacagcagcgttgcagttcttgacacaaacccggtgtgcctggcacctactaccataccctgttcaaaaggcacttagatcttttgtctcaattgtctcgaggctttaaacatctttctttaacctgtctcctccccttcgtctGATTGGATATAACAAGTGACatccaataagggatcatagctttcacctggtcagtctgtcatggaaagagcgttcttaatgttttgtcgatTCCTTTCATATCATGTTATTTATTAAGCCAGAATAGTCCACTCAGTAACTGTTGTTTTCCAGGGAGTCCTGGCTTCACATAATACGTCTGATTTGTGTAGTCTGTGACAGTGTGTcttaacgctctctctctctagtttcctGAGCTGCATGGTATGATCATGAGGCGGTTCAGCTCCAGTGGAGATGTGGCTCGTGCCTGGCAGTATGTCCAGGAGGTAAGAAACATTGGGGGTCGCTAGGTGGAGGGACGCCAGAAACATTGGGGGTCGCTAGGTGGAGGGACGTCAGAAACATTGGGGGTCGCTAGGTGGAGGGACGTCAGAAACATTGGGGGGTCGCTAGGTGGAGGGACGTCAGAAACATTGGGGGTCGCTAGGTGGAGGGACGTCAGAAACATTGGGGGTCGCTAGGTGGAGGGACGTCAGAAACATTGGGGGGTCGCTAGGTGGAGGGACGTCAGAAACATTGGGGGGTCGCTAGGTGGAGGGACGTCAGAAACATTGGGGGGTCGCTAGGTGGAGGGACGTCAGAAACATTGGGGGGTCGCTAGGTGGAGGGACGTCAAACATTGGGGGGTCGCTAGGTGGAGGGACGTCAGAAACATTGGGGGTCGCTAGGTGGAGGGACGTCAGAAACATTGGGGGTCGCTAGGTAGAGGGACGTCAAACATTGGGGGGTCGCTAGGTGGAGGGACGTCAGAAACATTGGGGGGTCGCTAGGTGGAGGGACGTCAGAAACATTGGGGGGGTCGCTAGGTGGAGGGACGTCAAACATTGGGGGGGTCGCTAGGTGGAGGGACGTCAGAAACATTTGGGGGTCGCTAGGTGGAGGGACGTCGGAAACATTGGGCGGTCGCTAGGTGGAGGGACGTCAAACATTGGGCGGTCGCTAGGTGGAGGGACGTCAGAAACATTGGGCGGTCGCTAGGTGGAGGGACGTCAGAAACATTGGGGGGTCGCTAGGTGGAGGGACGTCAGAAACATTGGGGGGTCGCTAGGTGGAGGGACGTCAGAAACATTGGGGGGTCGCTAGGTGGAGGGACGTCAGAAACATTGGGGGGTCGCTAGGTGGAGGGACGTCAGAAACATTGGGGGGTCGCTAGGTGGAGGGACATCAGAAACATTGGGGGGGTCGCTAGGTGGAGGGACGTCAAGCATTGGGGGGTCGCTAGGTGGAGGGACGTCAAGCATTGGGGGGTCGCTAGGTGGAGGGACGTCAGAAACATTTGGGGGTCGCTAGGTGGAGGGACGTCGGAAACATTGGGCGGTCGCTAGGTGGAGGGACGTCAAACATTGGGCGGTCGCTAGGTGGAGGGACGTCAGAAACATTGGGCGGTCGCTAGGTGGAGGGACGTCAGAAACATTGGGGGGTCGCTAGGTGGAGGGACGTCAGAAACATTGGGGGGGTCGCTAGGTGGAGGGACGTCAGAAACATTGGGGGGTCGCTAGGTGGAGGGACGTCAGAAACATTGGGGGGTCGCTAGGTGGAGGGACGTCAGAAACATTGGGGGGTCGCTAGGTGGAGGGACGTCAGAAACATTGGGGGGTCGCTAGGTGGAGGGACGTCAGAAACATTGGGGGGTCGCTAGGTGGAGGGACGTCAGAAACATTGGGGGGTCGCTAGGTGGAGGGACGTCAGAAACATTGGGCGGTCGCTAGGTGGAGGGACGTCAGAAACATTGGGGGGTCGCTAGGTGGAGGGACGTCAGAAACATTGGGGGGTCGCTAGTTGGAGGGACGTCAGAAACATTGGGGGGGTCGCTAGGTGGAGGGACGTCAGAAACATTGGGCGGTCGCTAGGTGGAGGGACGTCGGGAACATTTGGGGGTCGCTAGGTGGAGGGACGTCAGAAACATTGGGCGGTCGCTAGGTGGAGGGACGTCAAACATTTGGGGGTCGCTAGGTGGAGGGACGTCAGAAACATTGGGGGTCGCTAGGTGGAGGGACGTCAGAAACATTTGGGGGTCGCTAGGTGGAGGGACGTCAGAAACATTGGGGGGGTCGCTAGGTGGAGGGACGTCAAACATTGGGGGGTCGCTAGGTGGAGGGACGTCAGAAACATTGGGGGGTCGCTAGGTGGAGGGACGTCAGAAACATTGGGGGTCGCTAGGTGGAGGGACGTCGGAAACATTGGGGGTCGCTAGGTGGAGGGACGTCAGAAACATTGGGGGGTCGCTAGGTGGAGGGACGTCAGAAACATTGGGGGTCGCTAGGTGGAGGGACGTCAGAAACATTACGTTTTGGCTTTCATCAGAATATAAACCCAGTATAGAAATGCTATTGGACCTATGATCATGTAGCTATTACAACAGACCTGTTAGaaagcaccctgactcaccctccTGTTTGTCCTGCCCTCAGAGTGAGGGTGTGGATCAGACCAACTACCTGGCCCAGCACTACTGCCAAGAGGCTATCCGGCAGATCAGCTTGCTCAGGCCCTCTCTGGAGCGGGACGCCCTTATCAGGCTCACCCAGATGGTCCTTACCCGTGACAAGTGAGCCTCCACTCGTCACTTCAGGCAGCTACTTGTACCTGTGGAAGGCCACcccatggaggggggggggggggtggtttcaTCAGTgatattcccagtgggtcctgATGGAGCACTATTTATTCTGTTTATTTTACTGAACTAAGATAAAGGTGGAACTAAACTGTGCATACACAGGTTCTTCAGGACTGACTTCTGAGATGCACTGCTTCACATGACCTGTATCTTCCTTTCCTCTGGGGAAAACACTGAAGGGCTCACAGAACAAAGAATGTGTTATTGACGCCAGGGGGTTTTCAATGCCGGTCCTGCGGGGACCCCCCCCCCGCCTCACCTGAAAAAAGGTTTCTGAACCAACCCCCCACCTATTCTTCAATTGGACTTCAAAACGATAAAATGGCATGTCAGTGAGGATTTGACACAGACCCTCCAAGATcattgttaaaaaaataaaaacaaatgactGAATTATCAAATGTTCAttgtatacagtactgtaactGCACCCCCCCCACCCACCTTGAACTGGCAGATTGTATTTGGGCATCAAAGACAGGTGACATTGCTCTTTAAGGTTTGGGATGGAATGGCCACTGCAGAATAATTCTAATTCCATGATGAGACCGAAGATGTAGTATCATTGTGATATAGATGTGTGTGTTAAGACATTGCTCGAAGATCAGTCCGTACCGCACAAATGCCAAACTTTTGTCATGGTGACTCGTACCAATTAGAGAATGTTATTATATTGTAGGTGCTTCCTGTATCAAGTGCTTGATAACAGTCAAGGCCTTAACATCCACAATCACTGTACTCAAATTAAATCACGTTTATTTTTTTGGAAGTCAAGTCTCTACCCTTTCTGTTTTCATTCTCAATCACCACACCACTGGGTTGTATGTAGGAGAATGGTTTATTATAAAAGGCTG
This region of Salvelinus alpinus chromosome 8, SLU_Salpinus.1, whole genome shotgun sequence genomic DNA includes:
- the LOC139583275 gene encoding all trans-polyprenyl-diphosphate synthase PDSS1-like isoform X3, with the translated sequence MISEMIHTASLVHDDVIDGSDKRRGKTTINEVWGERKAILAGDFILSAASMALARIGNNTVVSVLSQVMEDLVRGEFMQLSSKENEKERFKHYLDKTFKKTASLIANSCKAVSILVNSDPEVHEIAFQYGRNVGIAFQLVDDVLDYTACASQLGKPSATDLKLGLATGPVLFACQQFPELHGMIMRRFSSSGDVARAWQYVQESEGVDQTNYLAQHYCQEAIRQISLLRPSLERDALIRLTQMVLTRDK